The genomic window TTCCGCACGCTGGGATGTGACTTCGGATCACGTCCGTTGGCCGACGCCGCGTCGACGTCTGTAGAATCGGATGAATCAGCTGACTCAGCCATACTGCCGTCTACTCCCACCCATGAAGGGAAGGCCACCAGCCCGGAGTATGCAGGTGGTACACGTTATTGAAACACGTTCCAGTCGCCGATATTCTCCCTCGAGAGAGCCTCTCTCGGACGGTCGGGTCCAAATCATTACTCCCCTCGTCGCCGTAGACGGCGGCCATGCCACCGCATATCGTGATGGTTCACTGCCACGATCTGGGGAAGTACGTCGGGTGTTACGGTGCGGCCGTCGACACCCCCAGAATCGACGCCCTCGCGGCCGACGGCGTTCGATTCGATCGCCACTTCGTGACGGCGCCGCAGTGCTCGCCGAGTCGCTCGAGTCTGATGACCGGCCGTCACCCCCACCAGAACGGGATGCTCGGACTCGCCCACGGCAACTGGGAGGTCGGCCCCCACGAGCGGTTTCTGCCGGAGTTACTCGGCGAGGCCGGCTACGAGACGCACCGCTTCGGGCTCCAGCACGTCACCGAGTACCCCGAGCGACTCGGCTACGATCTGACGCACAACGAGGAGTCCCTGACGAGCGAAACCCCGACGTCGGTCCACGAGGGCGCCCGCGCACGCACCGTCGCCGGCGACGTCGCGACGTTCCTCGAGTCGGGAGACCGCGACGACCCGCTCTTCGCCTCGGTCGGCTTCTTCGAACTCCACCGCGTCGCGGAGGACGGCGGCTTCGGATTCGAGGGCGAGCGGTACGATGCACCCGACCCGGACGACGTCGATCCGCTCGAGTTCCTCCCCGACCGGCCCGGCATTCGGTCGGATATCGCCGAGATGAACGGCATGGTCCGGGCGATCGACGACGGCGTCGGGACGATCGCCGACGCCCTCGAGAACGCGGGACTGGCCGAGGACACCCTCCTCGTCTTCACGACCGAGCACGGGCTGGCGATGCCGCGCGCGAAGGGCACCTGTTTCGACGCCGGCATCGAGGCGGCGCTCCTGATGGCCCAACCGGGAACCCTCGAGGCGGGTCGGGTCGTCGACGACCTCGTGAGCAACGTCGACGTCTTCGCGACGCTGCTCGATGTCGCGGACGCGCCGGTTCCCGGTGTCGACACCGACGGCGACGGCATCGCCGGGCGGAGTTTCGCGCCGCTGTTGTTCGACGGCGAGAACGGGTTCGACGGGAGAGCCGCGTACGAGCCGC from Haloterrigena sp. KLK7 includes these protein-coding regions:
- a CDS encoding sulfatase, translated to MPPHIVMVHCHDLGKYVGCYGAAVDTPRIDALAADGVRFDRHFVTAPQCSPSRSSLMTGRHPHQNGMLGLAHGNWEVGPHERFLPELLGEAGYETHRFGLQHVTEYPERLGYDLTHNEESLTSETPTSVHEGARARTVAGDVATFLESGDRDDPLFASVGFFELHRVAEDGGFGFEGERYDAPDPDDVDPLEFLPDRPGIRSDIAEMNGMVRAIDDGVGTIADALENAGLAEDTLLVFTTEHGLAMPRAKGTCFDAGIEAALLMAQPGTLEAGRVVDDLVSNVDVFATLLDVADAPVPGVDTDGDGIAGRSFAPLLFDGENGFDGRAAYEPRDRLFSGMTWHDRYNPIRSIRTDRWKYIRNFWHLPVVYMTTDVFCSDAGREVHEEYYGEQRPYEELYDLEADPLERENLAAGDDPDDPATETVRDELRTDLLEWMDATGDPLLEGPVLPNNWETVHPRLEDDRDDIRR